One Odontesthes bonariensis isolate fOdoBon6 chromosome 17, fOdoBon6.hap1, whole genome shotgun sequence genomic window carries:
- the ccr6b gene encoding C-C chemokine receptor type 6 has product MDIVNTDYDISWPTDVPDEGPCNIYPNPVEVLTQAYIHALICAFGLIGNILVIVTHIFYKRTKTMTDVYLFNVAVADLIFVMALPLIIYNEQNSWVMGSVACKILRSVYSINLYSGMLLLACISGDRYVAIVLARRSFGSRSKTLTYSHLICSAVWVFAVVLTLPTLIYTELLKEDDLRGPESFTVTCQLSFNMGDTAKLVKLMVPSLQMAVGFLLPFLVMVFCYSCIVCALLRAQNSQRHKAIRVVLAVVVVFIMCHLPYNVSLLIHVMSLFKERSCLSEKIIFQVLAISRSVAYLHCCLNPILYAFIGVKFRSHFRQIISDLWCFSKKYIYSARSSRGTSDICISGLMKVSDGSNNMSSFSA; this is encoded by the coding sequence ATGGATATTGTAAATACAGACTACGATATCAGTTGGCCTACAGATGTCCCAGATGAGGGGCCCTGCAACATCTACCCTAACCCTGTAGAGGTCCTTACCCAAGCCTACATCCACGCCCTCATCTGTGCTTTCGGGCTGATCGGCAACATTCTTGTAATAGTCACCCACATCTTCTACAAAAGAACCAAGACGATGACAGACGTCTATCTCTTCAATGTGGCAGTGGCAGATCTAATTTTTGTAATGGCTCTGCCACTCATTATATACAATGAGCAGAACAGCTGGGTGATGGGTTCTGTGGCCTGCAAGATACTTCGATCAGTCTATAGCATCAATCTGTACAGTGGCATGCTGCTGCTCGCATGCATCAGTGGTGATCGTTATGTCGCGATAGTTCTTGCTCGACGCTCCTTTGGGTCTCGCTCCAAAACCCTGACGTACAGCCATCTTATCTGCTCAGCTGTCTGGGTGTTTGCAGTGGTTTTAACTCTGCCCACACTCATCTACACTGAGCTCTTAAAAGAGGATGATCTCAGAGGGCCTGAGAGTTTCACTGTTACGTGCCAGCTGTCTTTCAACATGGGTGACACAGCAAAATTAGTGAAGCTCATGGTGCCCAGCCTCCAAATGGCCGTCGGCTTCCTGTTGCCCTTTTTAGTGATGGTATTCTGCTACTCGTGCATTGTGTGCGCTTTGCTGCGAGCACAGAACAGTCAGAGGCACAAGGCCATCCGGGTGGTCTTAGCAGTTGTTGTGGTTTTCATTATGTGCCATCTTCCCTACAACGTCTCTCTGCTGATCCACGTCATGTCTCTTTTCAAGGAGAGAAGTTGTTTGTCAGAGAAGATTATTTTCCAAGTTTTGGCCATCTCCAGGAGTGTAgcctacctccactgctgtCTCAACCCGATCCTCTATGCTTTCATTGGAGTGAAGTTCAGGAGTCACTTCCGACAAATAATATCGGACCTTTGGTGCTTCAGCAAAAAGTACATCTACTCTGCTCGCTCATCACGTGGGACATCTGATATTTGCATCTCAGGCTTGATGAAGGTCTCAGATGGCTCTAACAATATGTCGTCATTCAGTGCATGA